A single Sporosarcina sp. FSL W8-0480 DNA region contains:
- a CDS encoding aldehyde dehydrogenase family protein — translation MTTIQEGTTERESMKRNYYKLFINGEQVDSSNGERTKIYNPATGEFLAEVAKATKEDAEKAVQAARDSFDNGKWKITPAGRRARVLNKIAEIMGSRFNELVELEILNTGKSLTAAKGQIAQAIEDFEFYAGAIITHGGSVNNVPGQFHNYTEKEPLGVCAQIIPWNYPLMMAAWKIAPAIAAGCSVVIKPASLTPLTAIILGEICHEAGVPAGVVNIVPGSGSEIGNYLVEHELVNKVAFTGSTAIGKDIMARAAGTVKRVTLELGGKSPSLVFEDADIDAAVDGSLYGAFNNTGQSCDARTRIYIHESVYDEFVEKFIAKTEKIVVGDPFSKATHMGAIIDQTQLDTVKMYVQSAIDEGAEILTGGKELKPEGYENGFWYAPTIIGNVTQDMKVVREEIFGPVVVVSKFKDEKEAIRLANDSDYGLASSIWSTNTATTKRVANQIQAGIVMINTPFSAFPGTPFGGFKQSGFGRELSASSLDLYTETKSIMSYFGGRPINPFGI, via the coding sequence ATGACGACAATTCAAGAAGGAACAACAGAGCGTGAGTCTATGAAGCGTAACTACTATAAACTTTTTATAAACGGTGAACAAGTCGATAGCAGCAATGGGGAACGAACAAAAATTTATAACCCTGCGACTGGTGAATTCCTTGCTGAAGTGGCTAAAGCGACGAAAGAAGACGCCGAAAAAGCTGTTCAGGCTGCGAGGGATTCGTTTGATAATGGAAAGTGGAAAATAACTCCTGCTGGACGTCGCGCACGTGTGTTGAACAAAATTGCGGAAATAATGGGCTCCCGCTTTAATGAGCTTGTGGAACTCGAAATTTTGAATACAGGAAAATCCCTAACAGCTGCGAAAGGGCAGATTGCACAAGCAATTGAGGACTTTGAATTTTACGCGGGTGCTATCATAACGCATGGCGGATCCGTAAACAACGTACCGGGGCAATTCCATAACTACACGGAAAAAGAGCCGCTTGGTGTATGTGCGCAAATTATTCCGTGGAACTATCCGCTTATGATGGCTGCCTGGAAGATCGCACCGGCAATTGCTGCAGGTTGTTCTGTCGTTATTAAACCAGCCTCACTAACACCGTTAACAGCGATTATCCTTGGGGAAATTTGTCATGAAGCAGGCGTTCCAGCAGGCGTTGTTAACATTGTGCCTGGATCTGGCTCAGAAATCGGCAACTATTTGGTAGAACATGAATTAGTGAATAAAGTGGCGTTCACTGGTTCGACGGCAATTGGAAAAGACATTATGGCAAGAGCGGCAGGAACTGTGAAACGTGTGACATTGGAACTTGGCGGGAAGTCCCCAAGCCTTGTTTTTGAGGATGCAGATATTGATGCAGCCGTCGATGGTTCACTATACGGCGCGTTCAATAACACGGGTCAATCTTGCGATGCACGTACACGCATCTATATTCATGAAAGTGTTTACGACGAGTTCGTTGAGAAGTTCATTGCGAAAACTGAAAAAATCGTAGTTGGAGACCCATTTAGTAAAGCAACGCATATGGGCGCAATTATCGATCAAACCCAGTTGGACACTGTGAAAATGTATGTTCAATCCGCAATCGATGAAGGTGCAGAGATTCTGACGGGCGGTAAAGAATTGAAACCGGAAGGCTATGAAAACGGATTTTGGTATGCGCCGACAATTATCGGAAACGTAACACAGGACATGAAAGTGGTTCGTGAAGAAATCTTTGGACCAGTTGTCGTCGTATCGAAGTTTAAAGACGAAAAAGAGGCGATCAGACTGGCGAATGATTCGGATTACGGTTTGGCCTCTTCGATTTGGTCAACAAATACCGCAACGACAAAACGTGTCGCGAACCAAATCCAAGCGGGAATCGTAATGATCAACACGCCGTTCTCTGCCTTCCCGGGTACGCCATTCGGCGGCTTCAAACAATCCGGATTCGGCCGGGAGTTGTCAGCAAGCTCACTCGACCTCTACACCGAAACGAAAAGCATCATGTCGTATTTTGGTGGCAGACCGATTAATCCATTCGGGATCTAA
- a CDS encoding 3-hydroxyacyl-CoA dehydrogenase: MIKRIVVVGSGVMGRGIAYVGALGGYSVTLVDINETALHNAKNEIESIFDKGIQYGKITADAAGHARQKLDYGNDLPKAAGNADLIIEAVPELSSIKRQVFEEIEKHASKECFFATNTSTMSPTEIASYSKRPEKTIAMHFFNPVHKMPLVEIVKGLETSDETVEVIREVAVKMGKETVVINEFPGFVTSRISALVGNEAFFMLQEGLGTPAEIDKAIKLGLNYPMGPFELGDLVGLDTRLNNLNYLHEKLGEKYRPAPLLEQYVKAGRLGRKSGKGVYDYSLEGELIKK, translated from the coding sequence ATGATTAAGCGAATCGTAGTTGTCGGTTCCGGTGTGATGGGCAGGGGGATTGCCTATGTGGGCGCCCTTGGTGGGTACTCAGTTACACTTGTCGATATTAACGAAACCGCACTCCATAATGCGAAAAATGAAATTGAAAGTATTTTTGATAAAGGAATACAGTATGGAAAAATTACCGCAGACGCAGCTGGGCATGCACGCCAAAAATTAGACTATGGAAATGATCTACCGAAAGCAGCAGGGAACGCTGATTTAATAATTGAAGCGGTACCAGAACTATCATCGATCAAAAGGCAAGTATTTGAAGAAATTGAGAAACATGCTTCAAAAGAATGTTTTTTCGCAACGAATACTTCCACGATGAGTCCAACGGAAATTGCTTCCTATAGTAAACGTCCTGAAAAAACAATTGCCATGCATTTCTTCAATCCTGTACATAAAATGCCGCTTGTAGAAATTGTCAAAGGATTGGAAACAAGTGATGAGACAGTAGAAGTAATCAGGGAAGTGGCCGTGAAAATGGGTAAGGAAACCGTTGTCATCAATGAATTCCCAGGCTTCGTCACAAGCAGGATTAGTGCTCTTGTAGGGAATGAAGCATTCTTCATGTTGCAAGAGGGACTTGGAACGCCGGCAGAAATAGATAAGGCGATTAAACTTGGACTAAATTATCCGATGGGCCCATTTGAACTTGGCGATTTGGTTGGACTTGATACGCGATTGAACAACTTGAACTATTTGCATGAGAAGTTAGGGGAAAAGTACAGACCAGCTCCTCTATTGGAGCAATATGTGAAAGCGGGCCGACTCGGCCGAAAAAGCGGAAAAGGCGTCTATGACTATTCACTGGAAGGGGAGTTGATTAAGAAATGA
- a CDS encoding gamma carbonic anhydrase family protein yields the protein MLITYKGKSPSLDPTVFVAPGAKIIGDVQVGSESTIWFNTVLRGDEGPISIGNRCSIQDNSTIHLYEDAPVVVEDEVTVGHNVILHGCKVGRRSIIGMGSTILDHAEIGEECIIGANTLIPPGKKIPPRSLVVGSPGKVVRELNDRDFEIIQLSIDSYVQKGYDYREIFSDQNSK from the coding sequence GTGTTAATCACATATAAAGGGAAAAGTCCGTCACTCGACCCGACAGTTTTTGTCGCCCCGGGCGCTAAAATAATTGGGGACGTCCAAGTCGGATCAGAGTCGACCATCTGGTTTAATACAGTATTACGGGGAGATGAAGGGCCCATTTCCATTGGGAATCGATGCAGTATCCAAGATAATTCGACCATTCATTTATATGAGGATGCCCCAGTTGTCGTAGAAGATGAAGTGACCGTCGGGCATAATGTAATTCTACATGGTTGCAAGGTCGGGAGGCGTTCGATCATCGGAATGGGATCTACCATCCTTGACCATGCGGAAATTGGAGAAGAGTGTATTATTGGCGCCAATACTTTGATCCCACCGGGGAAAAAAATCCCTCCACGCTCTCTCGTTGTCGGTTCGCCCGGGAAGGTAGTAAGGGAATTGAACGATAGGGATTTTGAAATCATTCAGCTATCGATTGATTCTTATGTACAAAAAGGTTATGATTACCGCGAAATTTTTTCCGATCAAAACAGTAAGTAA
- the paaX gene encoding phenylacetic acid degradation operon negative regulatory protein PaaX — MIFTIYGDYIRHYGNKIWIGSLIRLLKEFGHNEQSVRVAVSRMMKQGWLNSEKKGNKSYYFLTRRGELRIEEAATRIFKLAPHEWDGKWRMLMYTIPEEKRQIRDELRKELLWSGFGSFSNGCWITPNDLGKEVGLLIDKYEIQPYADLFLCEYEGPQANRALVEKSWPLEEIEGKYQEFISTYSNNYIIHQSMMNNGQMTDAECFVERTKLVHEYRKFLFIDPGLPKELLPEIWKGNHAAHLFEQYYKLLAQSASRFFEMVFQEDNDMRRKDKAYDAEVHPLIID; from the coding sequence ATGATTTTTACTATATATGGAGACTATATCCGTCATTACGGAAACAAGATTTGGATAGGGAGCCTAATACGGTTATTGAAGGAATTCGGCCATAACGAACAATCGGTTCGTGTAGCCGTCTCCAGAATGATGAAGCAAGGCTGGCTGAATTCCGAAAAGAAAGGGAATAAAAGCTATTACTTTCTGACACGCCGAGGAGAGTTACGCATTGAAGAAGCGGCAACCCGAATTTTTAAATTGGCACCACATGAGTGGGATGGAAAGTGGCGTATGCTTATGTATACGATTCCTGAAGAGAAAAGGCAAATACGTGATGAACTGCGTAAAGAGCTGTTATGGAGCGGGTTTGGAAGTTTTTCGAATGGTTGCTGGATAACACCGAATGACCTTGGAAAAGAAGTCGGCCTTCTTATTGATAAATATGAAATCCAACCGTACGCCGATCTATTCTTATGTGAATATGAAGGACCGCAGGCTAATCGGGCACTCGTTGAGAAAAGTTGGCCGCTTGAAGAAATCGAAGGGAAGTACCAAGAATTCATCTCCACGTATAGCAATAATTATATCATCCATCAAAGCATGATGAACAATGGGCAAATGACAGACGCTGAGTGTTTCGTGGAGAGGACGAAACTTGTTCATGAATACCGCAAGTTTCTCTTTATCGATCCTGGTCTCCCGAAAGAATTGCTGCCCGAAATCTGGAAAGGCAACCATGCCGCTCATTTATTTGAACAATATTATAAGTTGTTGGCGCAATCAGCAAGCAGGTTTTTCGAAATGGTGTTTCAAGAAGATAATGACATGCGGCGTAAAGACAAAGCCTACGATGCAGAAGTTCATCCGCTAATCATTGACTAA
- a CDS encoding thioesterase family protein produces MKLGMNVGREETIEITVTEDMFASFEGQVVHPVYSTVAMTYHMEWVSRKIILPFLEDDEEGMGASVKLKHLAASPIGTTVTLTATLIEYRDNKVVTEVTATNHLGLIGKGEVVQIILPKEKIMKKLKEASI; encoded by the coding sequence ATGAAGTTAGGGATGAACGTAGGAAGAGAGGAAACGATTGAAATAACTGTGACAGAGGATATGTTTGCTTCATTTGAAGGGCAAGTTGTTCATCCTGTCTATTCAACAGTGGCCATGACATACCATATGGAGTGGGTGTCGAGGAAAATCATCCTTCCATTTTTGGAAGATGATGAAGAGGGGATGGGCGCCTCAGTCAAGTTGAAACATCTCGCAGCGTCACCAATTGGAACGACTGTTACGTTGACGGCGACTTTAATTGAATATCGGGATAACAAGGTAGTGACAGAAGTTACTGCGACCAATCATTTAGGGTTAATCGGAAAAGGTGAAGTGGTGCAAATTATATTGCCTAAAGAAAAGATTATGAAGAAGTTAAAAGAAGCCTCAATCTGA
- a CDS encoding DUF561 domain-containing protein, with amino-acid sequence MIYVCDMLRIDYPIIQGGMGNISNAQLTAAVSNAGGLGTIGCGTLTPDEVEKMIIETKRQTNRNFAINIAISVSPYVKELIGLVLKHKIPIISLSAGNPAPYIPELKANGITVIALVASVQHARKAEAAGADILVAEGFEAAGINSNLELTTFTLIPQIVKNVSVPVIAAGGIGDGKGLAAALMLGASGVQIGTRLIATKEAPFHDRYKQNLIEASDTETILIGRSIGRLRRILKTPYAMKLKELEESGMTLKRYSEMTSEAKHIKGAIEGDMENGFINSGQIAGLIDNIPSVKELFDSMMEEAENQMNCRIQEFKKTNFQNTSNKDL; translated from the coding sequence ATGATATATGTTTGCGATATGCTTCGGATTGACTATCCAATTATTCAGGGAGGGATGGGGAATATCAGTAATGCGCAGCTGACTGCGGCTGTTTCGAATGCAGGCGGCCTTGGCACAATCGGATGCGGCACGTTGACTCCGGATGAAGTTGAAAAAATGATAATTGAAACTAAGCGTCAGACGAACAGGAACTTCGCTATTAATATCGCAATCAGTGTTTCACCTTATGTAAAAGAGTTGATCGGTCTTGTACTCAAACATAAGATTCCTATTATCTCCCTATCGGCGGGAAATCCAGCACCATATATCCCGGAACTGAAAGCAAATGGTATTACAGTTATTGCGCTTGTCGCTTCAGTGCAACATGCACGTAAAGCGGAGGCGGCGGGAGCGGATATTCTTGTGGCGGAAGGGTTCGAGGCAGCTGGCATCAACTCTAATTTAGAGCTGACGACCTTCACTTTAATACCACAGATTGTAAAGAACGTTTCTGTACCGGTCATTGCTGCAGGTGGAATAGGTGACGGTAAAGGGTTGGCGGCTGCACTGATGTTAGGTGCCAGCGGTGTGCAAATCGGCACCCGCCTAATAGCGACAAAGGAGGCACCATTCCATGACCGTTATAAACAGAATCTTATCGAGGCAAGTGACACGGAAACCATACTGATTGGGCGTAGCATTGGGCGGCTGAGACGAATTTTGAAGACACCTTATGCCATGAAACTTAAAGAATTGGAAGAATCGGGGATGACGCTAAAAAGATATAGTGAAATGACCTCTGAAGCAAAGCATATTAAAGGTGCAATTGAAGGCGATATGGAAAATGGATTCATCAATAGTGGGCAAATAGCGGGCTTAATAGATAACATCCCATCTGTGAAAGAGTTATTCGATTCCATGATGGAAGAAGCGGAAAATCAGATGAATTGTAGAATACAGGAATTCAAAAAGACAAACTTCCAAAATACTTCTAATAAAGACCTATAG
- a CDS encoding alpha-ketoacid dehydrogenase subunit beta, whose translation MTQVKESHLKSETVRQMTLIQAINDAMRLMLEEDDRTVILGEDIGKNGGVFRATEGLQEAFGEDRVIDTPLSEAGIIGTSVGLAVNGFRPVAEIQFLGFIYPAYEQIMTHVSRIRMRSMSRFTVPMVIRAPYGAGIRAPEIHSDSTETLFTHMPGIKVVCPSSPYDAKGLLIAAMEDPDPVLVLEPMKNYRSKREEVPVGKYTVEIGKGKIVREGEDVTLIAWGAMITIAEKAAEQAEKKGISCEIIDLRTLYPIDSEMIAESVKKTTRAVIIHEAHHTGGLGNDIISIINDTAFLYLRAPIERITGFDVPVPFFSLEEHYLPTPKRVMEGIEKVVHF comes from the coding sequence ATGACACAAGTGAAAGAGTCGCATCTAAAAAGTGAGACGGTTAGACAGATGACGTTAATTCAGGCGATCAATGACGCCATGCGGCTGATGCTTGAAGAGGATGATCGAACTGTCATTTTAGGGGAAGATATCGGTAAAAATGGCGGAGTATTCCGCGCAACAGAGGGGCTTCAGGAAGCGTTCGGAGAAGATCGGGTAATTGACACACCGTTGTCGGAAGCCGGGATTATCGGGACGTCAGTCGGTCTCGCAGTGAACGGTTTTCGACCGGTTGCTGAAATCCAATTCCTTGGCTTCATCTATCCTGCGTATGAACAGATCATGACTCATGTCTCAAGGATTCGGATGCGATCGATGTCCCGCTTTACAGTGCCAATGGTCATTCGGGCTCCGTACGGTGCAGGCATACGGGCACCGGAGATTCATTCGGATAGTACGGAAACCTTGTTCACACATATGCCGGGCATCAAAGTGGTCTGCCCATCCAGTCCATACGATGCAAAAGGATTATTGATAGCTGCGATGGAAGATCCTGATCCGGTGCTTGTTCTTGAACCGATGAAAAACTATCGTTCGAAGAGGGAAGAAGTGCCTGTTGGGAAATATACAGTGGAAATCGGTAAAGGGAAGATAGTTCGTGAAGGTGAGGATGTAACACTCATAGCTTGGGGAGCTATGATAACAATCGCAGAAAAGGCGGCGGAGCAGGCCGAGAAAAAAGGAATTAGTTGTGAAATCATCGATCTTCGGACATTGTATCCAATTGATAGCGAGATGATAGCTGAGTCTGTAAAAAAGACTACAAGAGCAGTCATCATTCATGAGGCGCATCATACTGGAGGTCTTGGCAATGATATTATTTCAATCATTAACGATACAGCTTTCCTTTATCTGCGCGCACCAATTGAACGGATTACAGGATTTGACGTCCCGGTTCCATTCTTTTCATTAGAAGAACATTATCTTCCCACACCAAAACGAGTCATGGAAGGAATAGAGAAAGTGGTTCATTTTTAA
- the pdhA gene encoding pyruvate dehydrogenase (acetyl-transferring) E1 component subunit alpha has product MEHNYPMKRIIDDKGFFVDASYEERIDEKLVKELYYHMVRIRTFDRKAINLQRQGRLGTYAPFEGQEAAQVGSALALNDNDWVFPTYRDHGATLTFGKSMVTTFLYWNGRVEGCVAPADRQIFPPAVPIATQLPHAAGAAWAEKKKGTKNAAIAYFGDGATSEGDFHEGLNFASVFQVPVVFFNQNNGYAISVPIEKQMNSKTIAQKSVAYGMPGIRLDGNDCFAVYFETKKAFDNARSGNGPTLIEAVTWRKGAHTTADDPSKYRTEERAKDFVDPLLRLELFMKNYGYYDDAWIQDIQEKTTQEVEDAVEEMEKFPPPNVEDVFDHVYAEMPTQLAKQKEAYLSHLGRK; this is encoded by the coding sequence GTGGAACATAACTATCCTATGAAAAGAATAATAGATGATAAAGGATTTTTCGTGGATGCGTCTTATGAAGAGCGGATCGACGAGAAGTTGGTTAAAGAGTTGTATTACCATATGGTACGAATTCGGACATTTGATAGGAAAGCGATCAACTTGCAACGACAAGGACGCTTAGGCACCTATGCACCATTCGAAGGGCAGGAAGCTGCACAAGTCGGCAGTGCTCTTGCATTGAATGACAATGACTGGGTTTTCCCGACTTATCGTGATCATGGTGCAACGCTTACGTTTGGAAAAAGTATGGTCACTACATTTTTGTACTGGAATGGTCGGGTGGAAGGTTGTGTGGCTCCTGCTGACAGACAAATTTTCCCGCCAGCTGTCCCGATCGCGACCCAACTCCCACATGCGGCCGGCGCCGCTTGGGCTGAAAAGAAAAAAGGTACAAAAAATGCAGCAATCGCCTATTTCGGGGATGGGGCTACATCCGAAGGTGATTTTCACGAAGGATTGAACTTTGCAAGTGTATTCCAAGTTCCAGTTGTCTTTTTCAACCAAAATAATGGGTATGCAATTTCAGTTCCGATTGAAAAACAAATGAACTCAAAGACGATCGCACAAAAATCGGTTGCCTATGGCATGCCGGGAATCCGCTTAGATGGAAATGACTGTTTTGCAGTATATTTTGAAACGAAAAAGGCATTTGACAATGCAAGAAGCGGCAACGGTCCGACATTGATAGAAGCGGTTACTTGGAGAAAAGGGGCCCATACGACTGCGGATGATCCATCCAAGTACCGTACGGAAGAGCGAGCGAAGGATTTCGTTGATCCGCTTTTACGTTTAGAGTTATTTATGAAGAATTATGGCTACTATGATGACGCTTGGATTCAGGATATCCAAGAAAAAACGACACAGGAAGTTGAAGATGCAGTCGAAGAGATGGAGAAGTTCCCCCCGCCGAATGTTGAAGACGTTTTTGACCATGTATACGCTGAAATGCCAACTCAACTTGCCAAGCAAAAAGAAGCGTATCTATCACATTTAGGGAGGAAATGA
- a CDS encoding acetyl-CoA C-acyltransferase, with amino-acid sequence MIEVVIVDAVRTPIGRYNGALKEVRPDDLGAVVIKALVERNPNLPLEQIEEVVFGNANQAGEDNRNVARMAGLLAGLPVEVAGTTINRLCGSGLDAVLYAARAIAVGDGDIYIAGGTESMTRAPFVMAKPDKANPRGNMELQDTTIGWRFTNNRLKKMYGTDSMPETAETVAKRYNITRESQDLFAYESQQRAKKAMEENRFAEEIVPVVYQDRKGNEIIVDRDEHPRPDTTLKDLAKLRPIVDGGTVTAGNASGVNDGASALLLMSAEKAKELNLTPLARYVIGATAGLEPAVMGLGPIYASKKALERAGLTMDDIGLVELNEAFASQSIECIRQLEVDGSKVNVNGGAIAFGHPLGASGARILTTLLHEMKKQNVKYGLATMCVGVGQGIAAIIENVMD; translated from the coding sequence ATGATAGAAGTCGTCATAGTGGACGCTGTCCGTACACCTATCGGAAGATACAATGGCGCTCTAAAAGAGGTGCGTCCGGATGATTTAGGAGCAGTTGTTATTAAAGCGCTTGTTGAACGGAATCCAAATCTGCCGTTAGAGCAGATTGAGGAAGTTGTTTTCGGCAACGCCAATCAGGCTGGGGAAGATAACCGAAATGTGGCGCGAATGGCAGGCTTATTGGCGGGGCTTCCGGTTGAAGTGGCGGGCACGACGATCAATCGATTATGTGGTTCAGGACTCGACGCTGTGCTCTATGCCGCAAGAGCGATCGCAGTCGGGGATGGAGATATTTACATTGCAGGCGGGACAGAAAGCATGACCCGCGCTCCATTTGTCATGGCGAAGCCGGATAAAGCAAATCCTCGCGGCAATATGGAATTACAGGATACGACAATTGGTTGGCGTTTCACGAATAACAGACTGAAAAAAATGTATGGCACAGATTCCATGCCGGAAACTGCTGAAACTGTTGCAAAACGGTATAACATAACGCGTGAAAGTCAGGATTTATTTGCATATGAGAGCCAGCAACGTGCCAAAAAGGCAATGGAGGAAAATCGGTTCGCTGAAGAAATTGTTCCCGTAGTTTATCAAGACCGTAAAGGGAACGAAATCATTGTGGACCGGGATGAGCATCCGCGACCGGATACAACTCTAAAAGATCTCGCCAAACTACGACCGATAGTAGATGGCGGCACTGTCACCGCAGGCAATGCTTCAGGCGTGAATGATGGTGCATCTGCATTGCTTCTGATGAGTGCTGAAAAGGCGAAAGAACTTAACCTTACTCCGCTTGCGAGATATGTGATCGGGGCAACGGCTGGACTTGAACCCGCTGTAATGGGGCTTGGTCCAATTTACGCTTCAAAGAAAGCATTGGAACGTGCAGGACTTACGATGGACGACATTGGGCTTGTTGAATTGAACGAAGCCTTTGCATCACAATCGATCGAGTGTATACGTCAGTTGGAAGTAGACGGCAGTAAAGTGAATGTCAACGGCGGGGCAATCGCTTTTGGGCATCCATTAGGTGCGAGTGGCGCACGAATTCTTACTACACTTCTGCATGAAATGAAAAAGCAGAACGTTAAATATGGGCTGGCGACGATGTGTGTCGGGGTAGGGCAAGGAATTGCAGCAATCATTGAAAATGTAATGGATTGA
- a CDS encoding Glu/Leu/Phe/Val dehydrogenase, translated as MMLAEKTSITKDFELFERMSEHEQVVFCNDPSTGLRAIIAIHNTTLGPAIGGCRMQPYGSVDEALEDVLRLSKGMTYKCAAADVDFGGGKAVIIGDPRTDKSPELFRAFGQFVNSLGGRFYTGTDMGTTMDDFIHSMKETNFINGLPEAYGGGGDSSIPTAEGVLYGIKATNQFAFGHDELGKQIYAIQGLGKVGFKVATKLLEAGARLYVTDINVDSLRAIEEVAAKTPGSVQIVASEDIYSQEADVFIPCAFGGILNDATIPQLKVKAVVGSANNQLLEDRHGKQLRDKGILYAPDYIVNSGGLIQVADELYGINHDRVLAKTKHIYDAILEVYKEAEYTGKTTEESANAMCERRIADRAKRNNFYSAPMKPKWAIRNQS; from the coding sequence ATGATGCTAGCTGAAAAGACATCAATTACAAAGGATTTCGAACTTTTTGAACGAATGAGTGAGCATGAACAGGTTGTTTTCTGCAACGATCCTTCAACAGGTTTGCGTGCAATTATCGCAATCCATAATACGACGCTTGGCCCAGCTATAGGCGGTTGCCGTATGCAACCATATGGCAGTGTGGATGAAGCGTTAGAAGATGTTCTTCGACTATCAAAAGGAATGACCTATAAATGTGCTGCTGCCGATGTGGATTTTGGTGGTGGGAAAGCAGTTATTATCGGTGATCCAAGAACAGATAAGTCACCTGAATTATTCCGGGCGTTCGGTCAATTTGTAAACTCATTGGGCGGCCGCTTCTATACGGGGACGGATATGGGAACTACGATGGATGATTTCATTCATTCGATGAAAGAGACCAACTTCATCAATGGACTCCCCGAAGCATACGGGGGTGGCGGCGATTCTTCGATCCCGACTGCAGAAGGCGTTTTATACGGCATAAAAGCGACCAATCAGTTTGCTTTTGGACATGACGAGTTAGGCAAGCAAATCTATGCGATTCAAGGGCTCGGAAAAGTTGGTTTCAAAGTCGCAACTAAGTTGCTTGAAGCGGGCGCCCGCCTATACGTGACAGATATTAACGTAGATAGCTTGCGAGCAATCGAAGAAGTTGCAGCAAAAACACCAGGCAGTGTACAAATTGTTGCAAGTGAGGACATCTATTCGCAAGAAGCGGATGTTTTCATTCCGTGTGCATTTGGCGGGATACTAAATGATGCGACAATTCCCCAATTGAAAGTGAAAGCGGTTGTAGGCTCCGCTAACAATCAGTTATTGGAAGACAGGCATGGCAAACAATTACGTGATAAAGGGATTTTATATGCACCGGATTATATCGTCAATTCAGGTGGTCTTATCCAAGTGGCGGATGAATTGTATGGCATTAATCATGATCGGGTGCTTGCCAAAACAAAACATATATACGACGCAATATTGGAAGTGTATAAGGAAGCTGAGTACACCGGAAAAACAACAGAGGAATCGGCAAACGCAATGTGCGAACGTCGAATAGCGGACCGGGCAAAACGGAATAACTTTTACTCAGCACCGATGAAACCGAAGTGGGCGATTCGCAATCAATCATGA